atgaacaggtttcatcgtctgaataaaaataataataataataataataataataataatgataataataataataatataacttatatatggatCGAACACAAAAGTGGTGAGAGCAAAGCAAGAGCGCTACCAAATAAGCCACATAAGTcataaacagttattattaataccTAAGATGGTATACCTGGGCAGGCTGAATACTTTACATGCCAGCATACCTCGCCAAGGCTGAATTTTTATATGGAAACAATGCCGATTTTAGTGTAAGTGATATTCATATAGGTAAGCTCAGAAGAATGAGACtaagagagtttcatgggctcgCGTGCGGCTGAGTGCTCATTCCCTACCTTTAAGAACAGACGAGGAAGAGAGACTCTGTACTTGTAGACTAATACAAACCGAAAAGCATGTCGCTGAAGATTGCCCGCAAACACTGGTTTTTGGGGTGCAAGCAACTTGTTTCATGAAATGTCAGATTATAATGTGGTATGCAAAATCATCCATAGCATATTTTAAGAGTAATAGGAAGATGACGCTCATGACAATTGTTCTTTTCGTAGTTCTCGGTGCCTGCTTTGTTTACTGCGATGTGGCCATCGGCAGGCAGGGGCGtcattttggggggtgggggggcggccTATGGGGGTCAACTGCCCCCCTTCAAAACTCAACCTGCCCCCCCAAGACCCAAGTTGCCCCTCCCCAcaaagcctcaacttggccccctcacccccaagccccaagaagtaacagcatgttttctttttaaatgtgcaatcataaatatataaaatttctctgaaatattatgtttcttgatctttgtctacTAGCTACcggtgatgatgagataaaacatatactgtagtagcgggagtgtataatttttgccgaaataccttgctcatgtggcttcagaaacacataaaatagctcaaaataaaaaaaataaaaactcagctgattaggctcacttcgctcgccaaaccgtctttgccccccctcccccaacaaaaatctgaaatgacgcccctgtcgGCAGGGtttgtgtaattttattaaatattagcTATGTCATTAAATATtgtcatctttatatttttttcattttctgcagtGTTCCCAGTTTTACAAGTCgttttgtatggaattttttagaattaatttttttagtattaattatcttttgcaagatatgaaaatattgtaatttttaatcttATGATAATTATGGAAGTATTTTAGTTTTGTAGccaataaatctatctatcttatctgtctatctatctatctatctatatggtATGAAAGGTGCGCAGCCTGCCCAGGAAACTCTTTAAGTTCTGTGCAATCCTTAGGTTTCTACTTTGTTTAATACTGTTGTGTGGCACTTGATGGCTCCCATGGTTTCCACTCGAAAGTCCCGGGGGTCGATCCTGTGTGAGGTGGAAATTTACCTCCTTTCACGCGAGATTGTGTGATTTTCATTAGCATTGTTCTTATTCATAATGAAATGACGAGTGAAATTCACGCTCCTTTTATTCCTCCTGTATATCACAAGATTTGCTTTCAGCTTTCGGGAACCTGCCCATCACTCTGTGAATCTTTGAAGATTTTAACCCAAATATAATCATGCTCTATTAGCACAGTTTTTCTTTGACTTTCTTCAGATGCTTATGCACTTGTGGCATCAATAACTTTGTGGAAACAGTTCCAGAATCTTCAGTACCTCTTCTAACATTCAGGATTTAAGTCGTGAAGCGATAAACAAAAACTGCCGCTATGTTGTTCTAAATTATTTATGCCAaagccgacagctgtttcagctATTAACCCACGGCCTTTTTTAATAAGAGTTTGTCTACACTTTCCTACATAGTAAAGTATGGCTCCATTGTGAGTGTAGTGCGGCCCTGAAAAAAGCCATTGGGTTATGGGCCTAAACATCTGTCGGCTTGGAATGAGTAAATTAGAACAACGCAGCAGCCCTTTGTGTTTATCCCTTCAAGACTTGAGCCTCGAAGATTTTTAGAATAACTGGAAAGACAGAAAGTGTTTTCATGCAGTTATATATGCCATGTGTATAAACActtgaggaaaacaaaacaaagttgtgaatgtttttcattattattagtaaggcTCTACAGAATatgtagttttctaaaaaaaaaaaattcaagagagagagagagagagagagagagagagagagagagagagagagagagagaagctactgaacaacaacaacatcccGGGAAAAAATATGTCGAGGCTGAGCTTATCTCTGAAAAGTAATTGCTAAGTCAAtgagaagaaagataaaacactaaacttcatctttctttccactgAGGCTGCACTTTCTCAGAAGAGTGATTGCTAAGTCAGCGGAAAGAGAGATAAAGCACCAAAGGTTAAAGCGTTGATTCAACACCCAGATGTCAGTGCCCAGAGTCAGGGGTATCGAATGATGCAAGCAAATAAAGACTAGGATCGGAGTGTACTCGAGTTGTCAAGTCATGTATCCTCATAGCCAAGACAACCGAACGCAGGAGGAACGACCTGCGTGCCAGCGATTCGAAAGATTCCGCTAAAAAGTACAAagggaaaaaagtataccttagtttaaccaaaccactgagctgattaacagctctcctagggctggtccgaaggattaggcttattttacgtggctaagaaccaattggttacttagcaacgggacctgcagcttattgtggaatccgaaccacattatagcgagaaatgaatttctatcaccagaaataaattcctctaattcttcattggtcggtccgagaatcgaacgcgggcccagcacagtgctagccgagaactatatcgaccagtccaatgaggaacagagGTGAATGCCGCAGATGGTGATGAGGAAAATATTAAGGAATTTATGAGAGTAAACAACCCTTGTCCTAAATATATGtttgaaaaatgggaaagaataaTATCAAGAGAACTAAATTTGTTAAGATCAAAGGTCAAAACAATGTCATAAGTGATCACCACAGATTAGGAGCGTGGGAGGACAATCTGACGATGCCAACTAATGGCTACTGTTTGTAcgattaattaaaaagaattgcGTACACAAAGTCTGCACCCTACCAAGGGCCATGTTGCAGTGAGCAAAGCAGGCACAGGCACCAAGACCtacgaaaaaaacaaattaaaaattacctCTGGTCATCCTGTTCTTAAAGTGAATATCAATTAAGCAATTATTTGTGGCAGGCGTTTGGTGGAGTGATGTAAGTGGCGCGTTTAAACGTCTGTTCCCTTTTCTTGGTCCTACTGCGACGCCGATTTTCACGCTGTCTTCAGAACTCTCGAAATTATTCGAAGTCACATGCAGGAAACGAAAACAATAAGGATCAAGGTCCATTGTCGGAATTGCTGAAGCAGCCACTTTCACGGTTTATTCAACTCGTGGTGCAGATTTAAAAGCAatgttttaatagtttattcCTGGAATAAAGATACTCTATCGCTTATTAAGATTGTCGTGATCGTTTGACACAAAACACTGGCAGCAGGATTAAAAAAGTCGAGTGTTTCAAGCTATAATGGTAAAAGTTATAGCCATCTCGTAGGCTTTTCGGAGACTCTCGTTTCTCTCTCCAGAGGGAATGGAATAAACGCTAAGTCATGGGGTACAGAGATGCCTGCAATTATGCCGTCCTCTCTGAAGGAAAGACTTTCTTTTGAAGGAGTATTCTCCCCAGCGGGAACGGTTATCTGAGCTTGGGAAGGAATGGTGACGAAgtctcacaaataataataatactaatgataataataataattcctttattcaaCTTCAAAGTTACAGTGAGTATTATTTTACATTGTAAAAAAATACGCTAAACACTTCAGTACGTCTATCATTCGATTGTGCACTTGCTGACTTGTTTTACCTTATGAAAGCGTGGTTCGCTGCCAATGAACTTAGATGTGGAATTAAGAAAAACCAAACCACTCCGACTAAACTTTCTACGTCATTTATCGTTGAACCAAACCACTCCGACTAAACTTTCTACGTCATTTATCGTTGAACCAAACCACTCCGACTAAACTTTTACGTCATTTATCGTTATTGCTTTTAGAAATTAACCTGCTGTTGCTGAAGTCCATGCAGACCTTGTCATGGTCATTATCCCACCAATGATTAGCAAGGGTATTGTATCTATACGTGTTCATTACAGAGATAATGCCTTACTAAACCTTGTTGggataatgaatttataaaatcggcagtaataaaagaaatagaacagTTGAAAAGTCAGTGGTGACCATCAACCCGTCTCTGACATGCAACACCACTTCAGCAATGCACAGTTGCAAATGTCATCAAAGAAAATGATTTACGTGACTCAGTGGTGGATGCCAATAATGAgaccttctcttttctcttctgtttctccttctcaAGAAATGGCAGCCGCTCCTGGTGCCGAAAGTAATCCTTGAATGGGGAAACCTTTTCGTCACCCGCCATTGACCTTTTAGGAGTCTATTTATTCTGCATATTGTTGAACATGATTAGTTATCAGAcattgactattattattaagattattatattGCTTGCAAAGATTATTGAAAATCATTTTACCTATAAGAGcctaaggaaattattattattgttattattattattattattattattattattattattattattattattattattattattattattagtcacacTTTTCATTAGATCTTCGTAAAATTTTGCAAGAAGGTACCCTATGATCCCTTGAATgttaaacattaatgaataattatgacaTAAACCTATTTTCTAGGTCACGAggtaaaaaaattgccaaaatcgTCCAGAAGTGTGCATGGATATCTTCCTGAATGTAtgaaattcaaacaaaatttaaatgtgTTGTTGTGCCCGTTAATTTCCAGTAATATCACTTCTAATCCTTAAGGAATCCCCCCAATGGCAGATAACGTAACAAATAAAGGCCACTTGCCGCCAGCGATTGAGTGCCTTATTAGATAACAGGACTCTTCACAGTGGCAGTCAAATTGGGATGAGTCACTTTGCGTCAGTTTTGACACAGTAGCATGGGGTTACAAAACAGTCCTAATTTAGTATATCATTGAGCAGTGGGGCTTGATCTGTCCTTTTCTTTCTAACTGTCCTTACAGAAGTGGTCTCCCTTTGGTCAAGAGTTGTAATCGTTTGCGCGAAAGACGAATTATTCTTATACCTTGattcatctaaatattgtgcATCAAATAACTCCGTCTGTATTGATAGTGGCCCAAAATTTGTTGCCAAAGAATTTAAGTACCTAATGAATCTCAAAGTATGAgtcctttgtgttttgaaaatatcaaacagaagtattcacatcatgttagctttagtaaaataaattaaatctcatgtgtgtatttatgtgaggaTATTCAAGGACTTATCTTCGCCGTCTTCGAATCTGGCCGTCGTCTGTGGGCGTACAATTTTCCTGGCTGCCTTACTGGTACGGAGGCGTCAGGAAAACACGTAACTTCTTGCGTTTGTGTTGctggggcctctctctctctctctctctctctctctctctctctctctctctctctctctctctctcttttaccggGCAAGGTCAAGATCTCAGTTAGTTCTTTTGCCCTGAGCTATATGAAATAAACACTTTAATTCATATGGGCGAAGAACGGTCAAACTCGGCATCTGGGATCACTTAGTTTCGTTATTgccccttttctgttttgctctctgtctttatcagtgattttctgtacgccctcgtgtgtatattaagatatttagtatattcaattatagactcgattccattatatatatacatatatatacacacatactgtgtgtatatatatacatatatattgtcacgaagtgttgcAAGTACCTAgtcattacacaactaatcatagaattaaaaaaaaatgacctcactttagccagatacctgaactctcataacaataaaattatgactgagtactctaaagcaacagtgatcccttaaaaacttactaatcatgtgagaaaccagactaagtttatcagaacaaatgtgaggtatcaacatttaaacaagaaatatactaaagtaaaagggcatcgcTTCATCAAACACTTGAATGTATGAAGCAGGTGTACACATCAGCGGtatctgtttccctggtcttaattcacttcagctaaactaaaggaacaaaacatgtttatcactatgccttatgcacacaattaatcctatcattggtggtcagtaaatgaaacactgttgtaaaaattttaaatacaaaaatttatttttcaaattcaaaatttataatcagaattcacagtctgaaaaaaattactattacttgaaaacaacacaaaatttaattaattcttgagttaagcCACAAagattaatttatcaaaaaattgaattaatcaagcaaaatttaaactatttagaaatacttaagatttgaaaagacctaagtaaatgaaaattaaattaagtatgcaatgttaaattattaagaaatacttaaaatgctaagtaaataaatgttaaatcaccattacataaaatgtgaaaaattaagagattgacaacatataaaatatggcaaagtgttaaattcacaaagaactaaaaaaataattaaaaaagaatcaaataatccaaatgacattaagaacacactatttcacaaaacataaaacatgaaatggaGTGTAGATttactaaggcaaaaatcccttaatatatcAACCTtaatataccatggtaataataagtaaaagtcactttaccttacacaagcttgtgaaaacttttacaaaatcaCCCCAAATACAGttgctcgagattcacaaaacataCTTTTTTGATAGGCTCCATTACCAAAGATTAAtaccaatgaccacacaaatattttacgataATAACTTGTCTCttatgaagaagagaaaaattaagtgtacctttgtttaaccagaccactgagctgattaacagctctcccagggctggcccgaaggattagacttattttacgtggccaagaaccaattggttacttagcaacgggacctacagcttattgtggaatccgaaccacattatagcaagaaatgaatttctatcgccagaaataaattcctccaactcttcatcagccggccggagacgcaaactcgggcctggcgagtgccagtccgaaaattctagaaaaggaagatgacttCACTTCCTGTGCACATTaaaacaatatgtgatcagagcaatgtaatcttaaacatgacacaattgccatgtgcttatACTCCcagtaaatctaaaaaaaaaagtatgtaactCAAGCAGAAAATCTCATTGAacaaagcttttaacgaaatattaacacgatcaaaacagactggAGCTGTCTAATTAACGATCAGcatgtttttttaaaacaagatgaagaacagaACCTGAGTCCTCACTTATCTCTCGTGATGACAGCTAGAACATCTGGTAtaacttaaactctctctcctaCTACGTTATTGTTAAGAAACACGTcgttaattctaaattacgctgtttaGTTATCTAgatcattaattcttgtgagatctgacattacaaagacatttctACTTAACTGTCactaatatactgaatatacaacATAACAtctcttgtataaagaaaaaattatacaacaaattattataaagcatatcataatattcggaaaatcatattttatacatcttacaagagaatatcataagaatatatatatatatatatatatatatatatatatatatatatatatatatatatatatatatatatatatatatatatatacacacagtatatatatatatatatatatatatatatatatatatatatatatatatatatatatatatatgtgtgtgtgtgtgtgtgtgtgtgtacatatatatatgtatatctatttattgatatttgtaaATGGAGGTTCCCTCGATGAGACCCTCTCGTTTCGATGACACGTTTTGACATATACTGTAGTTATAAACATTCAAGTGTTGTGCCTTTGTCCccgtctctatctctctctgtctgtctgtctctccaccTTCGCCGCTACCAAGAACGATCAACCAGCAACCGGAAAAATAATCACTTAATAGGTCGATAACTATAATAGATTTTATGAAACGTGCCCACAACGTTCCCCCTCTTCCGTCTCGGCAGGCGAACGCTGATCTGTCATTTTCCCGGCTGAACCCGCTGCCACTGTACACCgatgtccgagagagagagagagagagagagagcgagattatCCTAATATCATCATCTTCCCTCCGCTTTCCTCTCTGatcttcccattttcctttcgCTATCATCAACGTCTTTCCAATGTCCCTCgctcttgcattttctctcttacttccttttctctcctgttctattctattctctcatatcacattattttcttcttcagctgTGTCATTTTCAGTTGCCTTTTCAAGTCCTTCCTCCCAGTAGTGTTCACAAGTCtccgcttttagttttcttttactattgTTACTTCGCTCCTTATTTGATTCACACTTTCTtccaattatgaaaataaatatctctcAGTATTAATATACGAATAAACTGCGCCAGTCAGAAAACTGAATGACCTGGgcatgggaaaaaaataattggagATTGCGTTTATTTACTTCAGTATTCATTTATCGCGTTCTTCAGATTTTTTCTCCTGCTAGGTGCCAGGGATGTTTGACTCGAATTGGAAATCGTTTAGTTTCCAATACGTAGTTACCTATTATCCTTAGGAAGAGGTAGTAATGGCAGCGTCATGGAAATACGAATATCACATGAAACACTGTAGATATTctgctttcgtttcttttactgtttaaCTTTCCTGCCGGTACAGACTTTTGTTATCAATAAGTTTCCATTTATCCCAGACTCTTAATGAACTGAAGTTTGCAAAGTTGATAAATCAATTTAAGAGGCAATATGTTTTTTCGGGAGGCGACAAAACCCCACATGACAAAACCCCACCGACAAAACCTCCACCGACAAAACTCCCATACGACAaaaccccatatgacaaaacctcCCTACGACAAAACCCCCACCAACAAAACCCCCACCGACAAAAACACCCATATATTTTCTAGAAGCAGCTTACTGAAATgactagtgtatatatagtttttttttaatcgtttattaaagaagataagattataaagtaaaaatttacagtttcgtaatatttattacacaaaacatataggaagtcagaatttatatattcttatattttttgctacACCATTAAGAAATTCTTCGATGTCCTTCTTACCATTACTAAAATCAAGACAAAGATTTTGCAGTCGCGATTGCAATTTTACAGTTTCTCTCcgatggcattcttttccaagcaAGTTTGAACCATCAGTGCATCTTTGTTCAGAGCTTCAATTGTAACCCAAACTGTGGGATGACTATAACCAACCAGGTATTTAAAAGTATTGTTCCAAGTTTCacactggttatttgtacggtcttcGCCACTAACTGTTGCTTCATACACGCTCCATCCTATGCTTTGTAGTTTCCGCCATGTATTCTGTGTTAAATGGTAAAAACATGTTTTCGTATGGATTTGAGGTCCCAGTACATTTCCTATAGCATTCAAAAGTGATTTTTCAAAATCGGTCATAGTAGTATCGGGATTCATATGTAACCCTAGTTCCTCTCCTTTATCTAGAACTGTTGTTAGAAATTCTTGATAGATTTCCTGTGATCTGCCGGAAAGGAAACCATACACACAGCTTATTGCTGAATCACCGAGAGGAGCTCTAATAACAAATAGCTGTTCAAATAACACAGGAGCCGATGCAAAGGTTCCATCCATATACCAGGTATGTGCCTTAGCTAAATGGTCCATCGCATCTCTTGTTGCAAATATAATGATTCGATTATTGGCTTCAGCACCATtatcatgaagaagaaaaggcacaGAATGTTCTCCTCGTGTCATAGTCCATTCACCTAAATTCTTCAAGTCCTTCAACGATTCGGGATCCTTAGGGCGTCCTTCTTGGcgttttctttgaacatatcttttaactgtatttatattttccatggcAATTCTTCCGTCCTCAGTCATACTCTCCAACGAATCCGCTACAATGCGactagtatttcctctagttgatTTGGCCTGTTGATAGAGGGTTGTATGCACTTTTGCTGCTCCCACTGATCCTTCATCTCCCGCATGATTATGTTCAATAATTGAAATGACCGCcgatattgctaaatttgttgttatttttccattacatcTAAACGCTGATCTTCTGGAACATTCCCACCTCATCGTAGTAGCACTGGTGGATTTTTTTACTATACATATAACCTT
The nucleotide sequence above comes from Macrobrachium rosenbergii isolate ZJJX-2024 chromosome 1, ASM4041242v1, whole genome shotgun sequence. Encoded proteins:
- the LOC136839630 gene encoding uncharacterized protein, which translates into the protein MRWECSRRSAFRCNGKITTNLAISAVISIIEHNHAGDEGSVGAAKVHTTLYQQAKSTRGNTSRIVADSLESMTEDGRIAMENINTVKRYVQRKRQEGRPKDPESLKDLKNLGEWTMTRGEHSVPFLLHDNGAEANNRIIIFATRDAMDHLAKAHTWYMDGTFASAPVLFEQLFVIRAPLGDSAISCVYGFLSGRSQEIYQEFLTTVLDKGEELGLHMNPDTTMTDFEKSLLNAIGNVLGPQIHTKTCFYHLTQNTWRKLQSIGWSVYEATVSGEDRTNNQCETWNNTFKYLVGYSHPTVWVTIEALNKDALMVQTCLEKNAIGEKL